The DNA segment TCACGACAGATGGCGGCGAGTCATGGCAGGCGCTGAGCTTTAGCGCAGAACTGCGCGAGGCGCGCACCAGCGCGGCCGCGTTTGCGCCAGACTTCGCCCGCAGTCATACCATGGCCGTCGCATGGGGAGTCTACGATCGCGGGCAATTCGGCTATTTCGCGGTGTCAACCGATGGCGGGGCATCTTGGCAACAACACACACACGCCGTGGCCGCGCCCATCGTCATCGCTTTCGACGCAGCCTGGCCGGCTGCACAGACTATCTGTGTCAGCGGTGAGTTGGGATTGGCCTGTACATCTGATCTGGGAATGACCTGGCGGCGGGCCGGCGATCCGGTGGGCTGGCTCAACGTGACCGGCCTGGTGAGCCGCATGGAGGGCGCCACAGGCGCGCTCTACGCAGCGACCAACACCCACGGCGTCTGGCGTAGCGCGGACGGCGGGCAAACATGGACAGCCTTCAATAGCCTGCTGCCCAACGGCCACGCCTGCGCCATCGCCCACGGTGCTGACCTTCTCGCCGTGGGCCTGTGTGATGGCAGCATCTACCTATGGCAACGCCAGCTAACCGCCTGGCAACGCCTGGGCGGCCCAACGCCAGGCGGCGTCAACGCCCTGGTTTTGCGCGATGATGGCATTGTTTGGGTCGGCGCCAGCAGCGGCATCTTCCGCAGCGCCCGCTTGGCGCCGCAACAGCAGTTTCCGCTGATCATGGCAAAGTAGCTAACGCGCTTATCGTTTGTGAGCAGGGCAAATGGTGTGGTATCTGAACGTGCCGTGGGATCGTGTCGTAATCGGCGTGGTGCTGATCCTCTACGCGGCGTACATGCTTTGGGAACACCTGGCGGCCTACGAACGCCTCTATTCGCCCTCGCGGGCGGTGAGCCAGGCCATGCTGAAGACCGCCTATTGGACTGCCTGCTATGGCCTGACGTTCGGCACGGTTTTCTGGGCCGTGTCGCAGTTTCTGCCCGCGGGGAGAAACCGGTACATGGTCGGGGTCGCGGTCTGGTGGCTCGTGTCCAACGTCCTGAGTGCGCTGGTCTGGCAGCCGCTGAGCCGCATGATTGATAACCTGTTGGATTGATGTGGGTCAGGCGCGGGCGCTGGACGAGGGGCAGCTTGCTTCTACTCCCAGCGGAATGTCTTCGCCGAGACGATGATCCCCAGCACGAGCATCCCGGCCAGTACACCGACATCCAGCAGGTGTTTTCCCCAGGCTTCCCCGACCCACAGGCCGCGCAGCAGGTTGACCACGTAGGTCAACGGCATGAAGGCCGAAACCTTCTGGACGGCGGCGGGCAGCAGTTCGACCGTGAAAAAGGCTCCGGAGAGGAGCATCATCGGGTACAGCAGCGCCATCCCGACAGTCCAGGCGGTGCGCGCCGTGGGCATGGTGCCGGCCACGATGAATCCAATCGCAAAGAAACTCAGGCTGCTCAGGACGAAGCCCGCCAGCATGCTGAAGGCGTTGCCCTCGAAGCGCACGTGGTAGACCAGTTTACCGGCGACGATGAGCAACAGCATGCCCAGGCAGGTCATGGCGAAGACCACAATCACCTGCGCGGCCAGGACGACCAGCGGGCTGACCGGCGTGGTCCGCAGGCGGCGCAGGATGCCTTTCTCCCGGTAGGTGGCCATCGTCATGGTGGTGGACATCAGTCCAGTGACGCAGATGATCACGGCGGTAAGGCCTGGTATGGAGGCGTCAATCGTCCTCTGACCGCCGAACTGCGGCGTGGGTTCGTTGCCGGTAATACTGCCGAACAGGAACAGGTACATCAAGGGGAAGACCAGCGTGAAAAAGGCGCTCGCCGGCTCACGCAGGAACAGCTTGGCTTCCATCCAGGTCATTTTCAAAAGGCTTTTCATCTCGCACCTCACTTCCTCATCTCGCGGCCGGTCAGGCTCAGGAAGACATCTTCCAGGGTCGGCTGCTCGGTGCGCAGATCGCGGAACGCCACCCCCTGTTCCGCCAGCAGGCTGACCACCTCGCTCACCAGCGGAACCCGGCGGCCGTTCTTCCCGTGGACGACCACCCGCTCTCCCTGGACCTCGAGCCGGGCCGCCTCGGAAAGGGCTTTTTGAAGCCTGCCGGCAGGGTCCCATCCAGGTTGAAGACGACACGTTCTTCCACCCCCAGGTTGCGGATCAGGGCCGCCGGCGTGTCCAGCGCCACGATCCGCCCGTGGTCAAGGATGGCTACCCGGTCGCACAGGCGTTCGGCCTCTTCCATGAAATGGGTGGTCAGGAGGACCGTCTTGCCCTGGGCGCGCACGTCGCGCACCAGGTCCCAGATGGTGTGCCGCGCCTGGGGGTCGAGACCGGTGGTCAGTTCATCAAGGAAGACCAGTTGCGGGTCCGGAAGGAGTGCCAGGGCGATGAACAGGCGCTGCTTCTGCCCACCGGACAGCTTCGCGAAGAAGGCATTGCGTTTCTCCTCCAGCCCCAGTTGGGCGAGCAGTTCCTTCCAGTCAGCCGCTTTGGGGTAGAACGAACTGTACAGGTCCAGCGCCTCCCAGACTTTCATCCGATCCGGCAGGTTGGACTGTTGCAGTTGCATGCCGGTGCGAAGGCACAGGGTCTGGCCCTCGCGCTGTGGGTCCAGGCCCAGGACGCGGATCGTCCCGTGGTCCGGTTTGCGCAGACCTTCCAGACATTCGATGGTCGTGGTCTTGCCGGCGCCGTTCGGGCCGACCATCCCAAAGATCTCGCCTGCGCGGACCTCGAACGAGACATCATCCACGGCGACGGTTGCCCCGTAGAGCTTGCGCAGTCCTTCAACGTGGACAACAGTGTCCATAGCTTTCCTCACTTCTTTTTCAAGATCGCTTCTGGCACCCATCACTTGTCAATCCCCCTTAGGGAATTTGTCGCGACCTAGGCCGCCAACACCCCCTCGATGCGGGCTACATACGCCTGGCTGGCCTCGTCACCGGTGACAAAGCGGATCTTGGACGGCCTTGACGTGTTTGTGAAAATCAGCCGGCATGCAAATTGATGTAGCCGAGGGGCGCGCGCGTGATCTGCTCGACCGGCATCACGTCAATCAGCTCATAGGTGCGCGAGCCCAGGCCCAGCTTCTCGCCGTACTCGACGACCTTGTACGGATCCTTGAGCGGGCCGTGCAGGTGCTGGAAGGGATGGCCCTCGGTGTACCAGGGCTCCATCGAGAGCGGCACATTTTCCTCGATCAGCCGGCTGTGCGCGATCATGTCCAGGGATGCCTGGTCAATCGCGACGATGTCGTCCGAGCCGAAGATGCCGACGTCAGGCAGGATCGGCAGGCCGGTGAAGCCAAAGCAGTCGCAGACAGGCGTCATATGCGTGCCGATGTTGATGAAGGTGGTCTTGCCCGGCGCAAAGGTGGAGAGGGTCAGGCTGACCGAAATCGCGCACGCCTCCTGAAACGCGTGGAAGTTCACCGGGTCAATCTTCAAGGAGCCGGCCGGCGCCACCTGCAGACAGCGGCCGCACTGGTTGCAGTTCTCGATGTGCAGGTGCAGGCTGTCCGGGTTGTGCTTGTCTTGCACCACGGCGCCATGCGGGCAGGCGGCGATGATGGCCTCGCGCACCAGGGGGTCGGGGCAGCGCTCAGGGAACCAGTACGGATCGAAATGACAGGCATCGTGCATGGCGCCGCGGGTCGGTTGCATCATGCAGCCCAGGGCCAGGTTCTTGAAGGCTCCGCCGAAGCCGCACGAAGGATGCCCCTTGAGGTGCGAGAGGTCAATCAGGAATGTCGCATCCTGGATGCCGCCGCCCAGCATCCAATCGGTCAGGTTCTTGAACGGGTGCGTGTGCCGGTAGTAGTAATGCTCGTCCATGCCGCCGATGGGGAAGATCGAGCAGCCCAGGGTTTCGGCCGTGTAGCCGCGGCCGGCCGCGTCGCCGGCGGACCAATTCAGATCCACGATGAAAGGCCGGCCGCCGCCGTCCTTGACCGCCTGCACCACACGCCGCACGAACACCGGGTGCAAGGTCGAGTAGCCGACGTTACCGCCCAGGTGCATCTTGATCGCGACATTCTCGCCCTTGACCCGGTCGCGGATCCCCAGCTTGTCCACGATCAGGTCCAATTTGATCGGCAGCGTTTCGTTGGCTTCCAGCCGCGTTTGGCGGGGCGAAGCATAATACACAGTGCTTGGCACGGTGCTTGGCATGGTATCTCTCCTTCGATGTGGTAAAATAAGCGCTGCAGGCTAAGGCCGTCATCGGCCCGCAGCAAGTGACGAATTACGCAAAGTATCTCGCGCAGAGGAGAGTTTGTCAAATGGACAACTGGTTGTCAGTTTGACAACTGCATCATCATGAAGTCAATCCCTTGACCCAGGAGAAGCTATGAAAACGCATTGGTACAAACTAGCGGCCGCGGATGCACTCAAGCAGCTCGGCAGCGATCCGGCGCCAGGTCTGACGGGCGCGGAGGCACAACCGCGACTGGCACGGTCGGCGCGAACGAGTTGGTCGCGCGCGGCGGCCGCACGAGCTGGGAGATCATCGTCGAACAGATCACCGGCGTGCTGACGATCCTCCTCTTCATCGCCGCGCTGGTCTCGGCCGTGCTGGGCGACTGGATCGAGGCCATCGTGATCCTGGTCATCGTCGTGCTCAATGCCGTCCTGGGCTACACCCAGGAGGTCAAGGCCGAGCACTCCATGGAGGCCCTCAAGCGCATGGCCGTACCCAAAGTGCGCGTGCGCCGCGACGGCCAGACCCAGGACATCTCGGCCCGCGAGCTGGTGCCCGGCGATGTGGTGATCCTGGAAACCGGCAACATCGTGCCCGCCGACGGTCGCGTCCTGCAGAGCGTCAACCTGCGCGTCGAGGAGGCCGCGCTGACCGGCGAGTCCGAGCCGGTGGAGAAGGACCCGACCCTGGTCTTCGAGACCGACAAGGCCCTGGGCGACCGGCGCAACATGCTCTACAGCGGCACGATCGTCAACTACGGTCGCGGCGAGTTCGTGGTGACCGAGACCGGCATGGGGACCGAACTGGGCCACATCGCGACCCTGATCCAGGATGTGGTGCAGGAGCAAACGCCGCTGCAGCAGCGCCTGGATAAGCTGGGCAAGTGGCTGGCCGGCGCCGCGTTGATCCTGGTCGTCGTGATCTTCATCCTGGGGCTGTTGCGGGGCCAGAGCGACATCAAAGAGCTGCTGTTGACGGCCGTCAGCCTGGCGGTGGCGGCCGTGCCCGAGGCGCTGACTGCGGTGGTCACGATTGCGCTCTCGCTCGGCGCCCAGCGCATGCTCAAGCGCCAGGCGCTGATCCGCAAGCTGCCGGCCGTGGAAACGCTCGGCTCGGTCACGGTGATCTGCTCGGACAAGACCGGCACGTTGACGCTGAACCGCATGACGGTCACCGCGCTTGACATCGCCAACCATGCCTTCGAACTGACGCAGGCGCAGGGCGAAACGGAGTTCGAGCTGGTGCCGACGGGCAGCATCCCCACGCCCGGCGCGCAGCCAACCCTGGACCTGCTGCTGATCGCGGGCGCGCTGGACAACGACGCCGTGCTGTCGTCCGACGAGAAGCAGCCCGGCCGCTATCACGCGGTCGGCGATCCCACAGAAGGCGCGCTGGTGGTGGCCGCGGCCTACGCCGGTATCAGAAAGGATGACCTCGAAGCCGCGTTCCCGCGCGTGGCCGAGGTGCCGTTCGACTCGGTGCGCAAGCGCATGACCACGGTGCATCGCACCCCGCAGTCCATCGCTGAACTGCCCGCCAGCCTTGCGCCCATCTGGGAGCGCCGCGTCAACCAGACCGTGATGCCGCCGTTCGTCGCCTTCACCAAGGGCGCCATTGACGGCATGTTGAACATCTGCGGCCAGGTGTGGGTGGAGGGCGAGCTGCACCCGCTGGATGATGCCTGGCGGACGCGCACCATGGCTGCGCACGATCAGATGGCGGCCAAGGGCATGCGCGTGTTGGGCGTGGGCCTGCGCATCCTGGATCGCCCGCCGGACGAGACGACCGACAAGGCGTTGGAGCACGATTTGATCCTGGTGGGGATGTTTGGGATGATTGACCCGCCGCGGCCGGAGGTGCGGGCCGCGGTGCTGGAATGTCGCAGCGCGGGCATCCGGCCGGTGATGATCACCGGCGATCACCCGCTGACCGCGCGCCACATCGCGCAGCAGGTCAGCATCAGCGACAACGACCGCTTCCTGACCGGCCAGGAGCTGGACCGCCTGTCGGTGGAAGAGCTGGCCGAGGCGACGCGTGACGTCTCAGTCTTCGCCCGCGTCTCGCCGGAGCACAAGCTGAAGCTCATT comes from the Candidatus Amarolinea dominans genome and includes:
- a CDS encoding ABC transporter permease, which gives rise to MKSLLKMTWMEAKLFLREPASAFFTLVFPLMYLFLFGSITGNEPTPQFGGQRTIDASIPGLTAVIICVTGLMSTTMTMATYREKGILRRLRTTPVSPLVVLAAQVIVVFAMTCLGMLLLIVAGKLVYHVRFEGNAFSMLAGFVLSSLSFFAIGFIVAGTMPTARTAWTVGMALLYPMMLLSGAFFTVELLPAAVQKVSAFMPLTYVVNLLRGLWVGEAWGKHLLDVGVLAGMLVLGIIVSAKTFRWE
- a CDS encoding ABC transporter ATP-binding protein; amino-acid sequence: MDTVVHVEGLRKLYGATVAVDDVSFEVRAGEIFGMVGPNGAGKTTTIECLEGLRKPDHGTIRVLGLDPQREGQTLCLRTGMQLQQSNLPDRMKVWEALDLYSSFYPKAADWKELLAQLGLEEKRNAFFAKLSGGQKQRLFIALALLPDPQLVFLDELTTGLDPQARHTIWDLVRDVRAQGKTVLLTTHFMEEAERLCDRVAILDHGRIVALDTPAALIRNLGVEERVVFNLDGTLPAGFKKPFPRRPGSRSRESGWSSTGRTAAGFRW
- a CDS encoding DUF362 domain-containing protein encodes the protein MPSTVPSTVYYASPRQTRLEANETLPIKLDLIVDKLGIRDRVKGENVAIKMHLGGNVGYSTLHPVFVRRVVQAVKDGGGRPFIVDLNWSAGDAAGRGYTAETLGCSIFPIGGMDEHYYYRHTHPFKNLTDWMLGGGIQDATFLIDLSHLKGHPSCGFGGAFKNLALGCMMQPTRGAMHDACHFDPYWFPERCPDPLVREAIIAACPHGAVVQDKHNPDSLHLHIENCNQCGRCLQVAPAGSLKIDPVNFHAFQEACAISVSLTLSTFAPGKTTFINIGTHMTPVCDCFGFTGLPILPDVGIFGSDDIVAIDQASLDMIAHSRLIEENVPLSMEPWYTEGHPFQHLHGPLKDPYKVVEYGEKLGLGSRTYELIDVMPVEQITRAPLGYINLHAG